A single region of the Desulfobaccales bacterium genome encodes:
- a CDS encoding cation diffusion facilitator family transporter: MNSQTNVNLRNHLLAISASLLIGAGLMAIKFTAFYFTNSAAILSDALESIINVVAAGFALVSILVAAKRPDPAHPYGHGKVEHFSAGFEGALIVFAALGIFYAAWPRLFHPQAIPKLEEGLILIVGAALVNLILGAILLVVGRRTKSIVLVADGKHILTDVYTTAGVVLGLVGVYFTGWNWLDGAVAILVGLNILVTGARLVHQAGAALMDTSDPELLEEICRVIAEHRRPMWIDIHQLRARRSGTHVFMDFHLILPRDLSLEVSHDEVKKLENILDDYFRGQADILIHADPCMEPECPICGHDLCEHRREDTRMQLLWRRDTLTCNGRHKNPGKSDPPEK; this comes from the coding sequence GTGAACTCCCAGACAAACGTCAACCTCAGAAATCACCTCCTGGCCATCTCCGCCTCTCTGCTCATCGGCGCGGGTCTGATGGCCATCAAGTTCACAGCCTTCTATTTCACCAATTCCGCCGCCATCCTCTCCGACGCCCTGGAGTCCATTATCAACGTGGTGGCCGCCGGCTTCGCCCTGGTCAGTATCCTCGTGGCCGCCAAGAGGCCCGATCCCGCTCACCCGTACGGCCACGGCAAAGTCGAGCATTTTTCCGCCGGCTTTGAAGGAGCCCTCATCGTTTTTGCAGCCCTCGGCATCTTCTATGCGGCATGGCCCCGTCTTTTCCACCCCCAGGCCATTCCCAAACTGGAAGAGGGTCTGATCCTCATTGTAGGTGCAGCCCTGGTTAACCTTATCCTGGGCGCCATCCTGCTCGTTGTCGGCCGGCGCACCAAATCCATCGTCCTGGTCGCCGATGGCAAGCACATCCTCACCGATGTCTACACCACCGCTGGGGTCGTCCTGGGCCTGGTCGGCGTTTATTTTACCGGTTGGAATTGGCTGGATGGCGCCGTGGCCATCCTGGTGGGGCTGAATATCCTGGTGACCGGAGCCCGGTTGGTTCACCAGGCCGGAGCCGCCCTTATGGACACCTCCGACCCTGAACTCTTAGAAGAGATCTGCCGGGTGATCGCCGAGCACCGCCGCCCCATGTGGATCGATATCCATCAACTGCGCGCCCGCCGGTCCGGTACTCACGTCTTTATGGACTTCCACCTTATCCTGCCCCGGGACCTTTCCCTGGAAGTCAGTCACGATGAGGTAAAAAAGCTGGAAAATATTCTCGATGATTACTTCCGGGGCCAGGCTGATATCCTCATCCATGCCGATCCTTGCATGGAACCGGAGTGCCCCATCTGCGGCCACGACCTCTGTGAGCATCGCCGGGAGGACACCAGGATGCAGCTCCTCTGGCGGCGAGACACCCTCACCTGCAACGGCCGCCATAAAAACCCGGGCAAGTCCGATCCTCCGGAAAAATAA